One Nocardiopsis gilva YIM 90087 genomic window, GTCTGCTGGTAGTGGTCCAGCGCCATCTTGTGGGTCTCGCGGCCGATGCCCGACTGCTTGTATCCGCCGAAGGCCGCGTGGGCCGGGTAGGAGTGATAGTTGTTCACCCACACCCGTCCGGCCTGGATGGCGCGTCCGGCGCGGTAGGCCGTGGTGGCGTCACGGCTCCACACCCCGGCGCCCAGGCCGTACAGGGTCTCGTTGGCGGTGGCGATCGCGGCGTCGTAGTCCTCGAAGCGGGTCACCGACACCACCGGGCCGAAGATCTCCTCCTGGAAAATCCGCATCCGGTTGTCGCCCTCGAACACGGTCGGGGCGACGTAGTACCCGCCGGCCAGCTCACCGTCCATCTCCAAGCGCTCGCCGCCGGTCAGGACCTTCGCGCCCTCCTGCTTGCCGATGTCGATGTAGGAGAGGATCTTCTCCAGCTGGTCGTTGCTCGCCTGCGCCCCAACCATCGTCTCGGTGTCCAGCGGGTTGCCCTGCTTGATGTTGCGCGTGCGCTCCAGCGCGTCACCGAGGAAGGAGTCATAGATCGACCCCTCGATGAGCGCGCGCGACGGGCACGTGCACACCTCGCCCTGGTTGAGGGCGAACATGGTGAAGCCTTCCAGAGCCTTGTCGTAGAAGTCGTCGTGCCGGGCGGCGACGTCGGCGAAGAAGATGTTGGGGCTCTTGCCGCCCAGCTCCAGGGTGACCGGGATCAGGTTCTCGCTCGCGTACTGCATGATGAGGCGCCCGGTGGTCGTCTCTCCCGTGAACGCCACCTTGCGCACCCTCGGGTTGGCCGCCAGCGGCTTGCCCGCCTCCACACCGAAGCCGTTGACCACGTTCACCACGCCCGGCGGGAGCAGGTCGGCGATCAGCTCCATGAGCACCAGCACCGAGGACGGGGTCTGCTCCGCGGGCTTGAGCACCGCGGTGTTCCCCGCGGCCAGTGCAGGCGCCAGCTTCCAGGCGGTCAGCACCAGCGGGAAGTTCCACGGGATGATCTGCGCGACCACACCCAGCGGTTCGTGGAAGTGGTAGGCCGTGGTGTCCTCGTCGATCTGCGAGAGCGTCCCCTCCTGCGCGCGGATCGCCCCGGCGAAATACCGGAAGTGGTCGGCCGCCATCGGGATGTCGGCGGCCAGCGCCTCCCGCACGGGTTTGCCGTTCTCCCACGTCTCGGCGACCGCGAGGCGCTCCAGGTTCTGCTCGATCCGGTCGGCGATGCGGTTCAGCACCTTGGCGCGTTCGGCGGCCGGAGTGCGGGCCCAGCCGGGCGCGGCGGCGTGCGCGGCGTCGAGGGCGAGTTCGATGTCGTCGGCGTCGCTGCGCGCGACCTCGGTGAAGACGTCCCCGGTGACCGGTGTCGGATTCTCGAAGTACCGCCCCTTGACCGGTTTCACCCACTCTCCACCGATCCAGTTGTCGTAGCGCGGGGCGAAGTCGATGACGCTGCCGTGGCGGCCGGGTGCGGTGTAGGTCGTCATTGCGAGCTGCCTCCTTGCTCGGGCGCGCGGCGGAGCAAAGGGGTGTCCCACGGCCGCGTGCCTCGGTGGGGGAAACACGGATTACGTGGGTAACGCGCGTGGCCCGGACTCGTACGCTCGACCCGGACCCGACCGCCCCCGGACACGAGGCGGCGGCCCTGGCCGGAGGAGACACATTCCTGTCGTTCCTAGCATTCCTGGAGTTCGGGGCGTGGGCGCTCCAATATGGCGTGGGCACTCCGTCCACCGCGCGGTCGTGATTCCGGCGCGGCGGACGGGGCTGCCCACGGCGTACAGTCAACATCTCCACCCGGGCGCAGACCAGAGGGCAACACGACCGAATTTTCACCGAGTCCGCCCGCTCGCCGGTGACCTGCGGTGATGCTATCTAACTTTCTGTCGAGAACGTGCTGTGCGCGCCCAGCCGTGGAACAGGCCCCGTCCCGCCCGCCCGGAACCCCCATTGACCTGTTGATCCGACCCTTTGTCGACCCCCTCGCGGGCCGTGCCCGCCCCCCGGACGTCCCGTGGGCCCG contains:
- the exaC gene encoding acetaldehyde dehydrogenase ExaC, producing the protein MTTYTAPGRHGSVIDFAPRYDNWIGGEWVKPVKGRYFENPTPVTGDVFTEVARSDADDIELALDAAHAAAPGWARTPAAERAKVLNRIADRIEQNLERLAVAETWENGKPVREALAADIPMAADHFRYFAGAIRAQEGTLSQIDEDTTAYHFHEPLGVVAQIIPWNFPLVLTAWKLAPALAAGNTAVLKPAEQTPSSVLVLMELIADLLPPGVVNVVNGFGVEAGKPLAANPRVRKVAFTGETTTGRLIMQYASENLIPVTLELGGKSPNIFFADVAARHDDFYDKALEGFTMFALNQGEVCTCPSRALIEGSIYDSFLGDALERTRNIKQGNPLDTETMVGAQASNDQLEKILSYIDIGKQEGAKVLTGGERLEMDGELAGGYYVAPTVFEGDNRMRIFQEEIFGPVVSVTRFEDYDAAIATANETLYGLGAGVWSRDATTAYRAGRAIQAGRVWVNNYHSYPAHAAFGGYKQSGIGRETHKMALDHYQQTKNMLVSYSDKAIGLF